In Musa acuminata AAA Group cultivar baxijiao chromosome BXJ2-3, Cavendish_Baxijiao_AAA, whole genome shotgun sequence, the following proteins share a genomic window:
- the LOC135606530 gene encoding uncharacterized protein LOC135606530 translates to MAEANNSDRSSMEQQRQRQRQQRQQRLFFQQHWRQLLFMRQQLQQQQQPQASIHHQPSYNLRQPLQCTIPRFLSYNLGATGVRHFQVPPPHQPPPSSSSSHPPPVPCLRPHHVPPQSQPARPSASGVEVGAGSKRPVNPVEIEMAHQDALMVCNPDLKSPFASVEDAVQRYGSVVQLRS, encoded by the coding sequence ATGGCGGAGGCCAACAACAGTGACCGCAGTTCGATGGAGCAGCAACGGCAACGGCAACGGCAACAGCGTCAACAGCGACTCTTCTTTCAGCAGCACTGGCGACAGCTCTTGTTCATGCGGCAGCAGctccaacagcagcagcaaccgcAGGCGTCGATCCACCATCAGCCGTCTTATAATCTCCGCCAACCTCTGCAGTGCACCATCCCCCGCTTCCTGTCTTATAATCTCGGCGCCACCGGCGTCCGACACTTCCAGGTCCCTCCGCCGCACCAGCCGCCcccttcgtcctcctcctcccatcCGCCGCCGGTCCCCTGCCTCCGCCCCCACCACGTCCCTCCACAGTCCCAGCCGGCGAGGCCTTCGGCTTCGGGAGTCGAGGTCGGCGCCGGAAGCAAGAGGCCCGTGAACCCCGTGGAGATAGAGATGGCTCACCAGGACGCGTTGATGGTCTGCAACCCCGACTTGAAGAGCCCCTTCGCCTCTGTGGAGGACGCTGTGCAAAGGTATGGATCCGTAGTTCAGTTGCGCTCTTAG
- the LOC135607858 gene encoding membrane-anchored ubiquitin-fold protein 3-like, producing MPEEDLVELRFRLYDGSDIGPICYSSSSTVAMLKERIISEWPRDKKIIPKLANDVKLISAGKILDNSKTISQCRPSFGELPGGVITMHVVVQPSSAKSKTEKNVDELPKKACSCSIL from the exons ATGCCAGAGGAGGATCTGGTGGAGCTGAGATTTCGGCTCTATGATGGATCCGACATCGGTCCCATCTGCTACTCTTCGTCTTCCACGGTTGCTATGCTCAAAGAGAGGATAATATCTGAATGGCCAAGAG ATAAGAAGATTATCCCAAAATTGGCTAATGACGTCAAACTGATAAGTGCGGGAAAAATATTGGATAACAGCAAAACAATCTCTCAGTGCAGACCAAGTTTTGGTGAACTCCCTGGAGGGGTTATCACTATGCATGTTGTTGTGCAGCCGTCGTCTGCTAAATCTAAAACAG agAAGAACGTCGACGAGTTGCCAAAGAAAGCCTGTTCCTGTTCCATATTGTAG
- the LOC135606529 gene encoding glutaredoxin-C1-like, translating to MYYQAAAAAEAWGYVAGMGPTTTMDALERVERLAAESAVVIFSVSTCCMCHALKRLFCGMGVSPSVVELDEDPRGREMERALARLLGGGAAGGPAVPVVFIGGKLVGAMDRVMAAHISGALVPLLKQAGALWL from the coding sequence ATGTACTAccaggcggcggcggcagcggaggCGTGGGGTTACGTGGCTGGGATGGGGCCGACGACGACGATGGACGCGCTGGAGCGGGTGGAGCGGCTGGCGGCGGAGAGCGCGGTGGTGATCTTCAGCGTGAGCACCTGCTGCATGTGCCACGCCCTGAAGCGGCTCTTCTGTGGCATGGGGGTGAGCCCGTCGGTGGTGGAGCTGGACGAGGACCCGCGCGGGCGGGAGATGGAGCGCGCCCTCGCCCGCCTCCTCGGCGGTGGTGCAGCCGGCGGCCCCGCCGTACCCGTGGTATTCATCGGCGGGAAGCTGGTTGGGGCCATGGACCGGGTCATGGCCGCCCACATAAGCGGCGCCCTCGTCCCCCTCCTCAAACAAGCCGGCGCTCTCTGGCTCTGA
- the LOC135606528 gene encoding bidirectional sugar transporter SWEET14-like, which produces MAGLSLDHPWAFTFGILGNIISFMVYLAPLPTFYRVCRRKSTEGFHSVPYVVALFSATLWIFYAFLKTNAGLLITINAVGCVIETAYVVVYFTYAPKAAKMFTAKLVLLVNVGMFGLILVLTLLFARGAKRVEVLGWICMSFSVSVFVAPLSIIRLVIRTKSVEFMPFSLSFFLTWSAVVWFGYGLLTKDLYVALPNVLGFIFGVLQMVLYVAYRNQDKAMVEQKLPEHIASKLGTAEKVLEIYAIGVEEKVPNRAQEEQDEDKQGVAAAPMEKKMKPAEV; this is translated from the exons atgGCAGGGTTATCCTTGGACCACCCTTGGGCATTCACCTTTGGCATCCTAG GTAACATCATCTCCTTCATGGTGTATCTCGCACCACT GCCGACGTTCTACAGAGTGTGCAGGAGGAAATCCACCGAAGGGTTTCATTCGGTGCCGTACGTGGTTGCTCTCTTCAGTGCCACCCTGTGGATCTTCTACGCCTTCCTCAAGACCAACGCTGGCCTTCTCATCACCATTAACGCGGTCGGCTGCGTCATCGAGACCGCATACGTGGTCGTGTACTTCACCTACGCGCCAAAGGCCGCAAAG ATGTTTACCGCAAAGCTGGTGCTGCTCGTGAACGTGGGGATGTTCGGGTTGATCCTTGTGCTGACTCTTCTGTTCGCGAGGGGTGCCAAACGAGTCGAGGTTCTCGGGTGGATCTGTATGAGCTTCTCCGTGAGCGTTTTCGTGGCTCCTCTAAGCATCATC AGGCTTGTGATCCGAACGAAGAGCGTGGAATTCATGCCATTCTCGCTGTCCTTCTTCCTCACATGGAGCGCCGTCGTCTGGTTCGGATATGGATTGCTAACCAAGGACTTATACGTCGCG CTGCCCAATGTGTTGGGGTTCATCTTCGGGGTCCTGCAAATGGTGCTCTACGTAGCTTACAGGAACCAAGACAAGGCCATGGTGGAGCAGAAGCTGCCGGAGCACATCGCGTCGAAGCTTGGCACGGCGGAGAAGGTGTTGGAGATCTACGCGATCGGGGTGGAAGAGAAGGTGCCGAATAGAGCGCAGGAGGAGCAGGATGAGGACAAACAAGGCGTGGCAGCTGCTCCcatggagaagaagatgaagcctGCTGAAGTCTGA